TCACGCTCACGTTCTCTGTGAGCGCGAGGATACGCCGGGGAGCGCTTCCGAGGCCGGTCTCCTCTACCGTTGGAGTCTGAGTGTCGGTGGCGACGTTCGCGGCTGCCATCACGGTTCCGATATGAATCATGTCGGTGGCTTCTGGCCTCACGCTCTTGAGAATCATCCCTCCGACGGCTTGATATGTGCTCTCTGTCCTCTGAATAGTCTCGCCGTCTCTCCTTGTAGCTGCGGTGGCGGTCTTCGGAATCAGAATCATCGCCTCGATGGTGGCGCCGTCGCGGGCTGCGCGATCTAGAATACGAGCGTCGGCGATGCCGTGAGTGTCGGTCGTCGTCGCGATCTCTGCTGCGATGCCTGCGATGCTTCCGCCCATGTCTGTCGTCCCCGTTTCTATCACCGTCCTTGCGCTTCCTCTTGCCATCGTCTACGCCCATCGATGAGAGGAGCTGGCGGCGTCTGATCGGGTCGTTCATCATTGCCTCGTACGCGGCCTGTTCTTGGCGCTTGATGGCCAGCAGAGGATCGTCACGGATCTTGGCCGCCGTGTCGCGCGCGCTGTTGGCATTCTGCAGCGCAATGAAACTCTCCTGTCCAGCAGCCttctcgagcttcttgttgTCGTTGCCCTTGATGAGGTTGTCGATTCTCCTCTTTCCCAGCAGATAGGCCTCTGTCTCTTCGGTTGTGCCGGCCTGGCCATCTGTAGGGCCTTGGTACATCCAGTCGACGCGATCTACCCTCTTCTTGCCTcccgccgcctccagctgCCTCTGGAGATCTTCTTTGGCGCGTTCCTCTTTGATCTCATTGATGCGTTGCTGAGTGCGTTTGCGCTCGGCGAGTGCCTTTTGTTCTTCATCGTAGACGGCTTGCTGGTTCCGCCGCAGGCCGGGATGGAACGATTTCTTCAAGTTCAAATCTCCGCCACCCATGATTGTGGCTCGCTGTGTAGACGATCGGGCTGCGGTGGCGAGTTTAGTTGGTGAGCCGCTGCTGTATGGTCGCGAGCCCGCGCGCTGATGGAGAATGAAATGGCAAGATCAGGCTCGATGAATGGTACGCAGAGAAAGCGTTGGATTATTGACAAAATTCAGGTTGAAAGTTGCAGCAAGAGTTGCAAGACTGCAGTGAACGAATGGATGAAGTGGAGAACGCCACATCTTTTTCCAGCTACGTGCAAATGCCGAACTATTGCCAAATCTGCACAGTCTAGGTTTTTGGTCAAGTACAGGGTAGGTAGGAGCCGCAACTGAGGCAGTCTTCGAATTTGACATACTCAAggcttgcatctctctgaGGAATAGCGAATATGGATGGCAAAGAAAATGCTATGCGACTGAAATATAGATGGCTTCAAAATGACATTTGTGATTATAGACGTCGCAGGAATTGAAAGCAATTGAAACATGGCCGCCAAATGGAGTAAATTATTTGCTGACAGGTATCTTTGGAATAGCACACATAGAGTAGGTATCACATTCAAGACTCAGGTGACATCTTGAATCTTTAGCACACCAAtatgagaaaagaagggtattcttttcctcttttcctttcattattagttttttttttcttcttttctttaaattgaacattttcttctttccccttttAGCCGCCTTTGCTTAGAGGTTTGTCTAACCGCACGCAATATCATACACAGATTTTATACAGTCAAGTCGGAATATAAAACGTCATTGAATCGTAAATGCCATATCTACCAGCTGGCTCTCTTCACTCCAGGAAGGTTTCCTGCCAACGCCTCCATTCGGAAATTGAACTGCAGGATTGATATAATGTTAGCTGAGCTGCTCTCTCCACGGGAACACAAACAACGCTGGCCGATCGGCCGACCAGCATGGTGCACGCACTCTAGTCATCTTAAACGCTCTCAGCACACCGCGTCCCTGTCCCCCCATTATACAACGGTTGCGGATCTGCGTGGGTCGGGTATAGGCATGCATCTgggagagctgcagctgggcaGTGGCGCGAACTCGAGGCGGCAGCGTGGTGTTGCGGATCATGTATCGAAGAGCTTGTCTAAAAATAGCAGAAAAAGCAGAGATTAGCACGCTTCTCCGACCAAGGATTCGTCCATTTCGGCCGCTTAATCTGCGCAATTTTCCTGGCAATTTGGCGCGAGATGCAGCCAGCCatggagagatgagatgagccTTACCTCTCCGTCTCATGCTCCTCAAAGACCTTGCGCTTGGTGTGGTCGCGAATGGTGCGGGCCTTGACGAAGCAGCCCAGgtcgagcttcttggcccGGAACATGGACATGGTGGAAAGCGGCGGCCGAAGCTCTGGCAAGTCAATTGACGAGGGTCGGAGACGTTGAAATCTCGGGATCTGGCGAAAGTTTGATGATGCCGGGTCTGGCGGCATTTAGCCGACGTATTGCCGGCAGTTCCTCCGCGACAATTTCGTCAAGCCACTTCGCTTCCGCCTGTTTGTCGAGCTCGTTAGTAGTACTTGTATAGCGCATGTACTCACATCGCCAGCATCATGTGATGTGGTGCTGGAAATAGCCATTGCTACAACTTCATCCTTGATGTTCCTAATGTGGTTTGCTTCTTATGCTTCCATTTGCCGACTCGGCTTCCATATCCGGACTATGTCGCGCCCATTCGTCCAATGACAGCTTTGCTCGTATTCAAACTACGATTTGCTCTCGACCTTATACTAACCTCCGCCAAGCTCGtgtgctctctctctctgtatcTGTACGTCTTTCTCTATCACACAGGAGCACGCCACACCTACAGATGGAAATGTTTGATTTCAGGGGATGTGCAAAATGCAAGAGACTACTACTCACGCTCACGCTTTCGTTGCCGTCACAACCGTTGACAACTCCGCCAGTTGGGTCAGAACAGCGGGCGGGTTTTCTGCGGAGGCGCAGTGCAGTAATACTACTCGCAAGACCGGCCCTGGTTTGATTGCGGATGGATAAACCGGCAGCACTTGTAGGCTGCCTTTCGCAAACTCGGCATCATGGCAACAAAGACCTTTCTATTCTGGCTAATGGGTGGGCTGTCCGAGTCGACTACGAGCACCGATCCAAGGTCCTTGTTTCAAAGAGCAGCACACGCACAAGAGGCTTACTTGCACATCGTGGATCCCCCGTGCTGGACCTTGGCTTGTGCCTGTTGACGGCTTTTGATGGCGATGCCCACTTGGCACACGCACGCATTTTAACTAGCACCTGGCTAGCAGTCGAATACTGGACCCAGCCAGCACTGCGAATCGCATATACAGCATGCATCAATGTACTCGATACCTGGCTGGCGCGACGCTGGGAGATTGGGGCAGCAAATTAAGATCCTGGACGACGAGACGACGACAGGAAACAGAACGAATTGCAGCTCGAGCGCTGCGTGTTCGCGCGTACCCTGTACCCGGCCGCCGCGCCGCGCCGTCAGCAGCGCCGCAGGTACTCGGTACCGCGCACGGCCGTCTCCATCTTTCAGGGGAAACCAGGCCCAGCGGCTTATCCCCTCGCGGGCCTAGCAGCCTCGGCGCGCTGTGCCGGATCGGTCCCTGGCGCAGCATTTGCCTGGAGctgcccttttccctttttcctttgttgtCTGCGTGGCGCCTCTCATTGGCCTGCTGGCGCGCCGTTGGTGGCAGCGTAGCTCTCGTGGAACAGACTCGTGGAACAGACTGGGCGGCCCCTGCGTCTGCGTTTCTTGTTCCAGCGTGCCAAGGCGTGCCGGCGTGCATTGCCGGAGGATTTAGAGGTGCCTTTGGGGGCAGAAACAGCGATTGACGATTGATGCTgccagccgccgccatgcTGCACCGCTGCGATCGTTCCACGGCCGGCTTCGACGATTCCATCTGCACGGCATCCCAGCGCGTGATTCCATCTTGGTCGCTCTTGGATTCCATTTTTGCCTCCAGGGCCCCTCCAGCACGCCCGGGGGGGCTATTCCCGGCTGTTCCTGGCTGTTCCTGGCTATTCCTGGCTGTTCCTTGGCTATTCCTGGACGCTGAAATTACCAGCCAAGACACTCCCCAGGCGGCCCCTCGCTGGCGACCCGCAGCGCTCAACTGCCTTCGCTCGCAGGTACCAGGTACCGCCCGCGCTGCCCCCCGGCCCAGCATAGCGCGGTACCCCTTACACTCAATGGGCGGACCCCTCGGCGCTTCTTCCCCCGTCTCAGTGCGAAATGCATCAAACCAAGGCGGCGCCCCTAATCTCTTTTACTTGACTTGACTTGCTGGTCGCTctcgttcttctcttcttcttcatctctccTTCACCTCAGTCCTTCCTTGAAACTCTGCAAATAGAGACATCCGCCGTCGTGCTTCAGGGGCCTCGCAGTCTCTGTTGCTCGCTGTTGAGACTCGTCTCGTCCTTTCATTGTCgttttggctttggcgcaGCTTCGCCGCTCAATCTCTCCAGTGACTCTTTATTGGCTCCCGTTTGGCTGCCTCCTTGCACATAGTCCACCAAAGAAATCACTTATACGCTCTTTCGAGATATATCCCAAATTCGCTTCTCTGCAGGGCCGGAGGAACCACACACTCCCTAAGTTGATACAATTACTCCCACTTGGAGTGTACTGTTCTCGCGCATCGACCTCTTTTATACCCAACCGTGTGTTCAGCTGTTTCATACATACGCCTATATACCGTTAActgctcttctctcgctctctctctctctctctctctctgtccaaAATGCGGTACTTGAGCGGTCTTCTGGCCGCCGCCCCTTTGCTGGGCCTCGTCTCAGCCCAGGTTTCCACATCGTGTAACCCGTTGAATTCGACATGTCCTTCCGACCCGGGCTTCAATACCGACTACACCTTCTACTTCAACACCACGCCGTCTTATGAGCTGTGGGAGACGACTGCTGGGTCTGTCACCTACGACAACGAAAACGGTGCCGGCTTCACCATCAACAAGCAGGGTGACTCGCCTACTATCCGCACCTTgttctacttcttcttcggccgTGTTGAGCTCTTCCTCAAGGTCGCCCCGGGTGTCGGCATTGTCAGCTCTTCCATGTGGCTGAGTGACGATCTCGACGAGGTCGACTTGGAGTTTCTGGGTGTCAACAACACCATGGCCTCGACCAACTACTTCGGCAAGGGTTATGAGGATTTCCACAATGCCGGCCTGTACACCACGGCCAACAACCAGGAAAACTTCATCAACTACACCACCGTCTGGACCAAGGACGCCCTTCAGTGGTACATCGATGGCAACCTGGTCCGCACTCTCACTCCCGAGCAAGCCAACAAGACCCGAAACTACCCCCAGACTCCCATGAGACTCTCTCTCGGTATCTGGGCTGGCGGTGATCCCAGAATGCCCAACGGTACCCGTGAATGGGCCGGTGGTAACACCGACTACTCCAAGGGCCCATTCACCATGTACGTCAAGAGCGCTCGCGTCACTGACTACGGTGGTGGCACCGAGTACACGTACGGAGATATGACTGGCAGCTATGAAAGCATCAAGGTCACTGGGTGAGTTGCATTATACTGTACCGCACAGCCAGCGGTTGAATCTCTTGATTTTACTGACAGGTGATAACCAGCGGAGAGAAAAACTCCACATTCTACGAGGCCCTCCACCAGCCACCCAAGCTGTCTGCAGCCGACAAGTGGAACAACCTGCCTGCCGGTGCCAGGATCGCCGTGTACGCGGCGGCCGGTGTCGTCGGAGCCGTCCTGATCGGAGCCTTGATCTTCTACTGCATCAAGCAACGCCAATCCGGTGCCCGAGAGGCCCGCCTGGCGACAGAAATGGAAAAGATGGACCGTATGGAACTCGACAAGCTGAAACGCGAAGGCGTTGACCCGGACGCATACACTGACTACGATTCTCGCAGTATGAGGAAAGAAGGCATCGTCACGGCTGATGCGCCCCCAGCAAACGTCAGCCCTCTTGACAGCAAAGGTTGGACCGCCGTCAACATCGAGTCGCCTATGCAGTCGCCCGCTCCCTTCCTCATCCAAGGCTCCAAGAGCCCTACCGCGAGTGGTTTTGATCACGCCATGACCGATCATCCCGGAAGCCCTGGCTCTCCTCCCCAGTCACACGCCGGTCCCCAAAGGGCCTCCAGCACGGCTCCCATCCGGACCTTCAGCGCGAGCCACTCAGGATACCAGGGTCTCCCGGGCGGAGAAGTCTAAAACCCGATAAACGTCATGATAGAAAGGAAGCGGGctggttttatttttaactttttttttttttgaaaccAAAGAGCGATGGGGGCCATATACAACAGCGCGTGGATGAACTCTTTtgcgtcttcttttttaatccAAAAAAAGGGTCTCATTGACTTGTTTCGTGTTTGAACTTTTGCCTCCAGACCTTTGGATGGCGTTTAGGTGTTGAGCTAGAAAGGGATGTATGGCAATTATGGACACACTTTTATTtaccactttttttttaaacccaCACATTTAGCCCTTGGGCTTTCTACAACACGTTGCATATAATTTAGCTTGGTCGTGAATATGAACATACTACTTCACTTATTTACATtgctgagcttcttcttgcatTGTGATATTCATATGCTGGCCCTTGAATCAGACATATACTCTGTACAGATTCTTGTGCTCTTACTCTTGACGATAAATGTGATACTGTTGAGGCCGGGATCTGTCTACTGCGAGGCTAGGCACATGGCTATGGCAGTATGAACACGACCTGGTTCAAATATTGTATTGACCCTTGATTTTTATTATGTTCTCTGCGGTTACCTGTGCGAGTACCTAAAGACCTGTGGCTACGTTCTTTGTCGCAGATGGAGCTTGGGTGaacgagaaaaagaagatattaGAGTTGGTTCTCATTTATTTTATTCGTAATTTATAATCTGATTTCCGAAAAGACCCCCAGATTCTATTCTTCCCTTACCATAGTCATGACCATTGTGACGCGAATCGAGCTCTTGCAACAAATGCGTGGAAGCTGGATTGAATTACAGGTTAGGCAGTCTATTGGAGACGACATTGTGAAACCTTTTGAAACCTTCAAATTGATAAGACATTCGTAGAAAGAAAgtgagggagagaaaaatattGTATGTGATTAAGATGAATTTTGGCATcatttctgtttcttttttttttttttttttttttttttttttgttcgttCATATCTCTGTATATGAAGCAATGGTGTTTGTGAAGTGCATACAGGTACCTAGCAGCATGTGTGTCGTTCGCATAATGCACGTTTCCCAGTGCACGTCCTAACACCTGTTCGATGAAACTGCTGCAGTTTGTACATGAACATGGCAGCGCTGCCTAATAGTTAGCAGTATAGCTCTAGGACAAGTACATCTACTTTGTCCAAGCTAAAAGTCCACAGCGGCCACTCTTCACTGTACTCGCTGCTTGCGCTCGCTGAACTCGCTAAGCTGTTCGCCGCGCTGACGTCACGCGATGAGGTGGAAGGACAAGATGAAATGATGCCTCCATCTCGTTCAGGATCCAATCGAGGGTCTGGAACGCGCGTTCTGCTGTGAAACTGTGATCCTACAAAAGCATTGCCTTTGGCGTTATATCTTATTGATAATTTCTCTCACCCACCTCTTGTTCCTATCAATTTTTGCAAGCTACAATAAAACAAGATACACATATTCCAGCTACAGCCATGGCCGTGAACATCCCCGGCATCGTCTGGAGCGCCATGAGAGC
The Trichoderma asperellum chromosome 7, complete sequence DNA segment above includes these coding regions:
- a CDS encoding uncharacterized protein (EggNog:ENOG41~TransMembrane:1 (n4-14c19/20o298-320i)~SECRETED:SignalP(1-19)~CAZy:GH16) — its product is MRYLSGLLAAAPLLGLVSAQVSTSCNPLNSTCPSDPGFNTDYTFYFNTTPSYELWETTAGSVTYDNENGAGFTINKQGDSPTIRTLFYFFFGRVELFLKVAPGVGIVSSSMWLSDDLDEVDLEFLGVNNTMASTNYFGKGYEDFHNAGLYTTANNQENFINYTTVWTKDALQWYIDGNLVRTLTPEQANKTRNYPQTPMRLSLGIWAGGDPRMPNGTREWAGGNTDYSKGPFTMYVKSARVTDYGGGTEYTYGDMTGSYESIKVTGGEKNSTFYEALHQPPKLSAADKWNNLPAGARIAVYAAAGVVGAVLIGALIFYCIKQRQSGAREARLATEMEKMDRMELDKLKREGVDPDAYTDYDSRSMRKEGIVTADAPPANVSPLDSKGWTAVNIESPMQSPAPFLIQGSKSPTASGFDHAMTDHPGSPGSPPQSHAGPQRASSTAPIRTFSASHSGYQGLPGGEV
- the CWC25 gene encoding RNA-splicing factor (EggNog:ENOG41), with product MGGGDLNLKKSFHPGLRRNQQAVYDEEQKALAERKRTQQRINEIKEERAKEDLQRQLEAAGGKKRVDRVDWMYQGPTDGQAGTTEETEAYLLGKRRIDNLIKGNDNKKLEKAAGQESFIALQNANSARDTAAKIRDDPLLAIKRQEQAAYEAMMNDPIRRRQLLSSMGVDDGKRKRKDGDRNGDDRHGRKHRRHRSRDRDDDRHSRHRRRSYSRSRSPRRRHHRGDDSDSEDRHRSYKERRRDYSEDREHISSRRRDDSQEREARSHRHDSYRNRDGSRERRHRHSDSNGRGDRPRKRSPAYPRAHRERERERDDAGEDARKAEEQARKLAAMQSAASELDEDREKRLAALESQECAAREADDKARERGGDRGFVNGLHRKALNMNTRHGR
- a CDS encoding mitochondrial 37S ribosomal protein uS14m (BUSCO:EOG092D4KSS): MSMFRAKKLDLGCFVKARTIRDHTKRKVFEEHETERQALRYMIRNTTLPPRVRATAQLQLSQMHAYTRPTQIRNRCIMGGQGRGVLRAFKMTRFNFRMEALAGNLPGVKRASW